The Populus alba chromosome 4, ASM523922v2, whole genome shotgun sequence genome contains a region encoding:
- the LOC118050851 gene encoding zinc-finger homeodomain protein 9, with translation MDINPATGTGTATATATATATTPTNNNTNTTIPKSPEADTGTPTRIPQTKPLSFTNGVLKRHHPHHHHHHNHFSQPPVVITYKECLKNHAATIGGHALDGCGEFMPSPTATHTDPTSLKCAACGCHRNFHRREPEDSPPHTTAITTIEYQPHHRHHPPPPQAQPQHNRSPNSASPPPISSSYYPSAPHMLLALSGGVSGLNENVNINAPPPAGSSPRKRFRTKFSQSQKERMHQFAEKVGWKMQKRDEDLVQEFCNEVGVDRSALKVWMHNNKNSFGKKEHINGNNDDIIRSSNLENSYSNNESNKDIMNNNNSNNHHFENDSHAAHVGTNGSSSSS, from the coding sequence ATGGACATAAACCCAGCAACAGGAACAGGAACAGCAACGGCAAcggcaacagcaacagcaacaaccCCCACCAACAATAACACTAACACCACAATTCCAAAATCCCCAGAGGCAGACACTGGAACACCAACCCGGATCCCTCAAACAAAGCCTTTGTCTTTCACCAACGGTGTCCTCAAACGCCACCAtccacaccaccaccaccaccacaatcaTTTTTCACAACCACCAGTAGTCATAACCTACAAAGAATGCCTCAAGAACCACGCTGCTACCATAGGTGGCCATGCTCTAGATGGCTGTGGAGAATTCATGCCTTCTCCGACCGCCACACACACCGATCCAACTTCTTTAAAATGTGCCGCTTGTGGCTGCCATCGCAACTTTCACCGCCGTGAACCTGAAGATTCCCCCCCTCACACCACCGCTATAACAACCATAGAGTACCAACCTCACCACCGCCACCACCCACCACCGCCACAAGCGCAACCTCAGCATAATAGAAGCCCCAATTCAGCCTCTCCTCCTCCGATCTCCTCCTCTTACTATCCATCAGCTCCACACATGCTGCTAGCACTCTCAGGGGGTGTATCGGGTCTGAATGAGAATGTGAATATAAATGCTCCTCCACCAGCTGGTTCTTCGCCGCGAAAACGATTTAGGACGAAGTTCAGCCAGAGCCAAAAAGAGAGAATGCACCAGTTTGCAGAGAAAGTTGGATGGAAGATGCAAAAAAGAGACGAAGATTTGGTTCAAGAGTTCTGCAATGAAGTTGGGGTTGATAGAAGTGCGTTGAAAGTTTGGATGCATAACAACAAGAACAGCTTTGGTAAGAAAGAACACATTAATGGGAACAATGATGACATTATTAGGAGCAGTAATCTTGAAAACTCTTACAGCAACAATGAGAGCAACAAAGACATTATGAACaataacaacagcaacaatCACCACTTTGAGAATGATAGTCATGCTGCACATGTTGGGACTAATggttcttcttcatcttcttaa